One Glycine max cultivar Williams 82 chromosome 3, Glycine_max_v4.0, whole genome shotgun sequence DNA window includes the following coding sequences:
- the LOC100791076 gene encoding Chloroplast stem-loop binding protein of 41 kDa b, chloroplastic-like codes for MARVVALQQNQLSFSTLASSLSDFSGTRLQTQLQFKRKQCHPKGSFYVSASSTKKILIMGGTRFIGVFLSRLLVKEGHQVTLFTRGKAPVTQQLPGESDSDYADFSSKILHLKGDRKDFDFVKSSLSAEGFDVVYDINGREADEVEPILDALPNLEQFIYCSSAGVYLKSDLLPHAETDAVDPKSRHKGKLETESLLQARGVNWTSIRPVYIYGPLNYNPVEEWFFHRLKAGRPIPIPGSGIQITQLGHVKDLAKAFIQVLGNEKASKEVFNISGDKYVTFDGLARACAKAGGFPEPEIIHYNPKDFDFGKKKSFPFRDQHFFASVEKAKSVLGLEPEFGLVEGLADSYNLDFGRGTYRKEADFSTDDIILGKSLVSV; via the exons ATGGCAAGAGTGGTGGCACTCCAACAGAACCAACTATCTTTCTCTACCTTAGCTTCCTCTCTTTCTGACTTCAGTGGAACCAGACTTCAAACTCAACTTCAG TTCAAGAGAAAGCAATGCCATCCAAAAGGGTCTTTCTACGTCTCCGCATCGAGCACCAAGAAAATCCTAATAATGGGAGGCACCAGGTTTATTGGTGTGTTTTTGTCTAGGCTCCTTGTCAAAGAGGGTCACCAG GTGACTTTATTCACAAGAGGTAAAGCGCCTGTCACTCAACAGTTGCCAGGTGAATCAGACAGTGAttatgctgatttttcttccaag ATCTTGCATTTGAAAGGAGACAGGAAGGACTTCGACTTTGTAAAATCCAGTCTCTCAGCAGAGGGatttgatgttgtttatgaCATAAATG GACGCGAGGCAGATGAAGTTGAACCCATACTGGATGCTCTGCCTAATCTGGAGCA GTTTATTTACTGCTCTTCTGCCGGTGTCTATCTCAAATCTGATCTATTACCTCACGCAGAG ACTGATGCAGTTGATCCTAAGAGCAGACACAAGGGAAAGCTTGAGACAGAGAGTTTGCTACAAGCAAGGGGTGTTAATTGGACATCTATAAGGCCAGTCTACATCTATGGACCCTTGAACTACAACCCTGTTGAAGAGTGGTTCTTCCATAGATTGAAAGCGGGACGCCCAATTCCTATCCCCGGCTCAGGAATACAGATAACCCAACTTGGTCATGTTAAG GATTTGGCAAAAGCTTTTATCCAGGTTCTTGGTAATGAGAAGGCCAGCAAGGAAGTATTCAACATCTCGGGAGATAAGTATGTCACATTTGATGGATTAGCAAGAGCATGTGCTAAG GCTGGTGGGTTCCCAGAGCCAGAGATCATTCACTACAACCCTAAAGATTTTGATTTTGGGAAAAAGAAATCATTTCCATTCCGTGACCAG CATTTCTTTGCATCAGTTGAGAAAGCAAAGAGCGTGCTTGGATTGGAACCTGAATTTGGACTTGTAGAGGGTCTAGCAGACTCGTACAACCTGGACTTTGGTAGAGGAACATATCGGAAAGAGGCTGATTTCTCAACAGATGACATAATTCTTGGCAAGAGTCTTGTTAGCGTATAA
- the LOC100791076 gene encoding chloroplast stem-loop binding protein of 41 kDa b, chloroplastic-like isoform X1 — translation MARVVALQQNQLSFSTLASSLSDFSGTRLQTQLQFKRKQCHPKGSFYVSASSTKKILIMGGTRFIGVFLSRLLVKEGHQVTLFTRGKAPVTQQLPGESDSDYADFSSKILHLKGDRKDFDFVKSSLSAEGFDVVYDINGREADEVEPILDALPNLEQFIYCSSAGVYLKSDLLPHAETDAVDPKSRHKGKLETESLLQARGVNWTSIRPVYIYGPLNYNPVEEWFFHRLKAGRPIPIPGSGIQITQLGHVKDLAKAFIQVLGNEKASKEVFNISGDKYVTFDGLARACAKVSHSCHVIFKVTNRKQKENALICQAIKFDTCIVIFVYFGIFQAGGFPEPEIIHYNPKDFDFGKKKSFPFRDQHFFASVEKAKSVLGLEPEFGLVEGLADSYNLDFGRGTYRKEADFSTDDIILGKSLVSV, via the exons ATGGCAAGAGTGGTGGCACTCCAACAGAACCAACTATCTTTCTCTACCTTAGCTTCCTCTCTTTCTGACTTCAGTGGAACCAGACTTCAAACTCAACTTCAG TTCAAGAGAAAGCAATGCCATCCAAAAGGGTCTTTCTACGTCTCCGCATCGAGCACCAAGAAAATCCTAATAATGGGAGGCACCAGGTTTATTGGTGTGTTTTTGTCTAGGCTCCTTGTCAAAGAGGGTCACCAG GTGACTTTATTCACAAGAGGTAAAGCGCCTGTCACTCAACAGTTGCCAGGTGAATCAGACAGTGAttatgctgatttttcttccaag ATCTTGCATTTGAAAGGAGACAGGAAGGACTTCGACTTTGTAAAATCCAGTCTCTCAGCAGAGGGatttgatgttgtttatgaCATAAATG GACGCGAGGCAGATGAAGTTGAACCCATACTGGATGCTCTGCCTAATCTGGAGCA GTTTATTTACTGCTCTTCTGCCGGTGTCTATCTCAAATCTGATCTATTACCTCACGCAGAG ACTGATGCAGTTGATCCTAAGAGCAGACACAAGGGAAAGCTTGAGACAGAGAGTTTGCTACAAGCAAGGGGTGTTAATTGGACATCTATAAGGCCAGTCTACATCTATGGACCCTTGAACTACAACCCTGTTGAAGAGTGGTTCTTCCATAGATTGAAAGCGGGACGCCCAATTCCTATCCCCGGCTCAGGAATACAGATAACCCAACTTGGTCATGTTAAG GATTTGGCAAAAGCTTTTATCCAGGTTCTTGGTAATGAGAAGGCCAGCAAGGAAGTATTCAACATCTCGGGAGATAAGTATGTCACATTTGATGGATTAGCAAGAGCATGTGCTAAGGTAAGTCATTCATGCCATGTCATATTTAAGGTGACCAATAGAAAGCAGAAGGAAAATGCCTTAATATGTCAAGCAATTAAATTTGATACATgtattgtaatttttgtttattttggcaTTTTCCAGGCTGGTGGGTTCCCAGAGCCAGAGATCATTCACTACAACCCTAAAGATTTTGATTTTGGGAAAAAGAAATCATTTCCATTCCGTGACCAG CATTTCTTTGCATCAGTTGAGAAAGCAAAGAGCGTGCTTGGATTGGAACCTGAATTTGGACTTGTAGAGGGTCTAGCAGACTCGTACAACCTGGACTTTGGTAGAGGAACATATCGGAAAGAGGCTGATTTCTCAACAGATGACATAATTCTTGGCAAGAGTCTTGTTAGCGTATAA